From one Candidatus Methanoplasma termitum genomic stretch:
- the tuf gene encoding translation elongation factor EF-1 subunit alpha has product MADKEHMNLVIIGHVDHGKSTLTGRILLETGAIEPHLIEKYKKEAEEKGKGSFYFAWVMDGLKEERERGVTIDVAHKKFYTDKYYFTVIDAPGHRDFVKNMITGTSQADAAIITCSAIEGPQAQTKEHVFLATTLGVRQIIVAINKMDAVKYDEAKYKDTVAAMSKLMQMVGIKTDVVPFVPVSAMAGDNIKVLSAKMPWYKGLTLIQALNNLTVPPKQTDKPLRMPIQDVYTITGIGTVPVGRIETGILKPNMKIMFEPSHVPGEVKSIEMHHEQLPQAGPGDNVGFNVRGVAKNDVKRGDVAGPVDNPPSVAKTFTAQIVVLNHPSVITVGYTPVFHCHTAQTACRFVELIKTIDPKTGQAKAEHPDFLKTGDIAVVKVEPTKPMVIETAKEFPPLGRFAIRDMGQTVAAGMCIEVQKAN; this is encoded by the coding sequence ATGGCAGACAAAGAGCACATGAACCTGGTCATCATCGGCCACGTCGACCACGGGAAATCCACCCTTACGGGAAGGATCCTCCTCGAGACCGGCGCGATCGAGCCACACCTGATAGAGAAATACAAAAAAGAGGCGGAGGAGAAAGGAAAAGGATCCTTCTACTTCGCATGGGTCATGGACGGCCTGAAAGAAGAGAGGGAGAGAGGAGTTACCATCGATGTAGCACACAAGAAATTCTACACCGACAAATACTACTTCACAGTCATAGACGCCCCCGGCCACCGCGACTTCGTTAAGAACATGATTACGGGAACCTCGCAGGCAGACGCGGCGATCATAACATGCTCTGCGATCGAGGGACCGCAGGCACAGACAAAAGAGCACGTCTTCCTTGCAACCACACTCGGCGTAAGACAGATCATCGTTGCCATCAACAAGATGGATGCGGTGAAATACGACGAAGCCAAATACAAAGACACGGTCGCTGCAATGTCCAAACTCATGCAGATGGTCGGTATCAAAACCGATGTCGTTCCGTTCGTCCCCGTATCCGCAATGGCAGGCGACAACATAAAAGTACTGTCGGCAAAAATGCCGTGGTACAAAGGATTGACCCTTATCCAGGCCCTCAACAACCTGACAGTTCCGCCCAAGCAGACAGACAAACCCCTCAGGATGCCTATCCAGGATGTCTACACGATCACCGGTATCGGAACCGTTCCCGTAGGAAGGATCGAGACCGGTATACTGAAACCGAACATGAAGATCATGTTCGAGCCGTCGCACGTACCCGGAGAGGTAAAATCGATAGAGATGCACCACGAACAGCTGCCCCAGGCAGGCCCCGGCGACAACGTCGGATTCAACGTTCGTGGAGTAGCTAAGAACGACGTGAAGAGAGGAGATGTAGCAGGCCCCGTGGACAACCCGCCCTCGGTCGCAAAGACATTCACCGCACAGATCGTCGTTCTGAACCACCCGTCGGTCATAACGGTCGGATACACACCCGTGTTCCACTGCCACACGGCCCAGACGGCATGCAGGTTCGTCGAGCTCATTAAAACCATCGACCCCAAGACAGGTCAGGCAAAGGCCGAGCACCCGGACTTCCTGAAAACGGGAGACATCGCGGTCGTCAAGGTCGAGCCCACAAAACCGATGGTCATCGAGACTGCAAAAGAATTCCCGCCGCTCGGAAGGTTCGCCATCCGTGACATGGGACAAACCGTCGCTGCCGGTATGTGCATCGAGGTCCAGAAGGCCAACTGA
- a CDS encoding 30S ribosomal protein S7 — MSEIVAQKALIFGKYDTSEVVINDGGLAKYIDLTPTNVPHSGGKHANRWFGKSKLSIVERLINNIMRTEKYTGKKMKAYKTVSRAFDIVAQKTKKNPLQVLVEGLENAAPREEVTRLQFGGISVPKAVDISPQRRLDIALRNVCTGVVKASSKSKKPIYECLADELMLAAKGDMTSFAVAKKEEIERVAQSAR, encoded by the coding sequence ATGTCAGAGATCGTTGCTCAGAAAGCACTTATATTCGGAAAATACGACACGTCCGAGGTCGTCATCAATGATGGCGGATTGGCCAAATACATAGACCTCACACCCACAAATGTGCCTCACTCGGGCGGTAAGCACGCGAACAGATGGTTCGGCAAATCCAAACTCAGCATTGTCGAGAGACTGATAAACAACATCATGAGGACTGAAAAGTACACCGGAAAGAAAATGAAGGCGTACAAGACCGTCTCCAGAGCATTCGACATTGTCGCACAGAAGACCAAGAAGAACCCTCTCCAGGTATTGGTAGAGGGGCTGGAGAACGCGGCACCCCGCGAAGAAGTAACGAGACTGCAGTTCGGCGGAATATCCGTACCGAAAGCGGTGGACATATCCCCTCAAAGGAGACTGGACATCGCCCTGCGCAATGTTTGTACAGGTGTGGTCAAAGCATCCTCAAAAAGCAAGAAACCCATTTACGAGTGCCTTGCCGATGAATTAATGCTGGCGGCAAAAGGCGACATGACCTCGTTCGCAGTCGCTAAAAAAGAAGAGATCGAGAGGGTCGCACAGTCGGCCAGGTAA
- the folP gene encoding dihydropteroate synthase codes for MSTFPDLWKRPRSRPLIVGILNLTPDSFSDGGKYLSKKDALEHAHFLIRSGADIIDIGGESTRPGSDAVTVEEELSRVIDVIEELASTTDVPLSIDTTKPVVAEASLNAGAVMINDISGLREEAMIRTAIEYDAAVVITHMHGTPKTFLFDTMRGDANGEIKRFLGDRAEYATGKGMKEGNIIIDPGIGFGKTAEQDMSIIENSGWFSDRYPILIAPSRKKFLSKYCPDMDKDQATAVVSGIAAENGAGLLRVHNVPLVLSYLENKKPEKINHSLGRSQLR; via the coding sequence ATGAGTACATTTCCCGATCTTTGGAAAAGGCCGAGAAGCCGTCCGTTGATAGTTGGGATACTAAACCTTACCCCCGATTCCTTTTCGGACGGGGGTAAATATCTTTCAAAAAAAGATGCGCTTGAGCATGCACATTTCCTTATAAGGTCTGGCGCCGACATCATTGATATCGGAGGCGAATCCACAAGACCCGGCTCCGATGCTGTTACCGTCGAGGAAGAGCTGAGCAGGGTCATTGACGTGATCGAAGAGCTCGCATCGACTACCGACGTACCATTATCGATAGACACAACGAAACCCGTCGTTGCGGAAGCATCATTGAACGCAGGCGCGGTGATGATAAACGACATAAGCGGGCTTAGAGAAGAAGCAATGATCAGGACGGCGATCGAATATGACGCCGCAGTCGTCATCACGCATATGCACGGAACACCTAAGACATTTCTCTTCGATACGATGAGAGGCGATGCCAACGGAGAGATCAAAAGATTCCTCGGGGACAGAGCGGAATACGCAACAGGCAAAGGGATGAAGGAAGGGAATATTATCATAGACCCAGGCATCGGATTCGGCAAGACCGCCGAACAGGACATGAGCATAATAGAGAACAGCGGATGGTTCAGTGATAGGTATCCGATACTAATTGCCCCATCCAGAAAAAAGTTCCTCTCAAAATACTGTCCGGATATGGATAAAGACCAGGCCACCGCGGTCGTATCGGGCATTGCAGCCGAGAATGGAGCAGGTCTTTTGAGAGTGCACAATGTTCCATTGGTCTTATCTTATCTCGAAAACAAAAAACCTGAGAAAATCAACCATTCCTTAGGAAGAAGCCAGCTACGATGA
- the larA gene encoding nickel-dependent lactate racemase, which produces MKVDIKYGKDGVQKIDIPDKNYIGTFFPKDVQCRDPDEVINESIDAPIGYDSLAKFLEGGKDIVFIVNDGTRPTPTAKVLDALSKRMDLRKARYLIATGTHRDMTQEEYNFVFGKHYASLKDRIISHDAKKSECVNLGRSKNGTPMEVNKIAVDADRLVIITSVEPHYFAGYTGGRKSFLPGVASYRTVETNHKLAMRKEAQSLVLKGNPVHEDMMDALEVVKGKKIFSIQMVLDRHQHIYKVASGSLNPAFDKAVEWANKVFSVPIPEKADVVISVAPYPMDVDLYQSQKALDNGKWALKEGGKIVMVSKCREGVGHPTFLTQLSSSKDPKIVLENLSKEYKLGYHKAAKMAEIAVWADIWAVTDLDPKMIEAANIKPFPTVEAAVREALRLNPNAKFIVLADGSVTIPKVEDKMSDFKAEQIKEVKEALNTCTMCGFCKAVCPSFKAIGWDSALSRGRIILTYGLLVGDIEPDASVMENIYTCTTCADCNRRCPSNVDIVEIIETCRRDLVANGHILPKHKSVTESVKKYNNPYSEKRSVAETLGEKPHKAKVGYFSGCTATYREKEISKATLSILKKLKVDYTTVNEVCCGSVLQRIGIDENEVYRLMNKNIEAIKALGIETLVFSCSGCYRMFKQEYPKHVKVPFEVLHMSEFLAKQDLKLKSLGDVKITYHDPCHLGRHCGIYEPPRDVLKKFPNVNFKEMKYSKAGSHCCGGGGGVRSAFPAESKTIASTRLDEADFANIIVTTCPFCVGNLSAAVGDRKLKVIDLVELVDKNL; this is translated from the coding sequence ATGAAAGTAGATATCAAATACGGTAAGGATGGGGTCCAAAAGATAGACATCCCGGATAAGAACTATATCGGGACTTTCTTCCCGAAGGATGTTCAATGCAGAGATCCGGACGAAGTGATAAACGAATCTATAGATGCCCCCATAGGGTACGATTCGCTGGCCAAATTCCTGGAGGGAGGAAAGGATATCGTTTTCATTGTCAACGACGGTACGAGGCCCACCCCCACGGCAAAGGTCTTGGATGCACTCTCCAAACGTATGGATCTCCGCAAAGCCAGATATCTTATCGCAACCGGGACGCACAGGGACATGACCCAAGAAGAATACAACTTCGTATTCGGAAAACACTACGCGTCCCTAAAGGACAGGATAATATCTCATGATGCGAAGAAATCCGAGTGTGTGAACCTTGGCAGATCGAAGAACGGAACTCCCATGGAGGTCAACAAGATCGCAGTGGATGCCGACCGCCTCGTGATAATAACAAGCGTCGAACCGCATTATTTTGCCGGATACACAGGAGGAAGGAAATCGTTCCTTCCTGGAGTAGCGTCGTACCGCACAGTAGAAACGAACCACAAACTTGCGATGAGGAAGGAGGCTCAGTCGCTGGTCCTCAAAGGCAACCCCGTCCATGAAGATATGATGGACGCATTGGAAGTTGTCAAGGGCAAGAAGATATTCTCCATCCAGATGGTTTTGGACCGCCATCAGCACATATATAAGGTGGCCTCCGGAAGCCTGAACCCGGCCTTTGACAAGGCAGTAGAATGGGCGAACAAAGTGTTCTCTGTCCCCATACCGGAGAAAGCGGATGTTGTGATATCCGTCGCGCCGTACCCGATGGATGTGGATCTCTATCAATCGCAGAAAGCGCTGGACAACGGAAAATGGGCACTCAAGGAAGGCGGCAAGATCGTAATGGTCTCGAAATGCAGGGAAGGTGTCGGCCATCCGACTTTCCTTACGCAGCTCTCTTCTTCAAAGGATCCTAAAATAGTACTTGAGAACCTCAGCAAAGAATACAAGCTCGGGTACCACAAGGCCGCCAAGATGGCGGAGATAGCTGTTTGGGCGGACATATGGGCGGTCACCGATCTGGACCCGAAGATGATCGAGGCGGCGAACATCAAGCCGTTCCCGACGGTCGAAGCGGCAGTAAGAGAAGCACTCAGGCTTAACCCTAATGCGAAATTCATTGTTTTGGCGGACGGAAGCGTCACAATACCCAAGGTAGAGGATAAGATGTCAGATTTCAAGGCAGAACAGATAAAAGAAGTGAAAGAGGCTCTGAACACCTGCACCATGTGCGGTTTCTGTAAGGCGGTATGTCCGTCATTCAAAGCGATAGGCTGGGACTCGGCGTTATCGAGAGGAAGGATAATCCTGACCTACGGTCTGCTTGTGGGCGACATAGAGCCGGACGCATCTGTCATGGAGAACATTTACACCTGCACGACCTGTGCGGACTGCAACAGGCGCTGCCCGTCGAATGTGGACATCGTCGAGATAATAGAGACCTGCCGCCGCGACCTCGTGGCGAACGGCCACATACTGCCGAAGCACAAGTCAGTGACAGAGAGCGTAAAGAAGTACAACAACCCATATTCCGAGAAGAGGTCCGTCGCCGAGACCCTCGGAGAGAAGCCTCATAAGGCGAAGGTGGGATACTTCTCCGGATGTACGGCGACATACAGGGAGAAAGAGATCTCTAAGGCTACACTCTCGATCCTAAAGAAGCTCAAAGTGGACTATACAACGGTGAACGAGGTATGCTGCGGATCGGTCCTTCAGAGGATAGGTATCGACGAGAACGAAGTTTATAGGCTGATGAATAAGAACATAGAGGCCATCAAAGCACTCGGCATCGAGACCCTGGTATTCTCTTGTTCCGGATGCTACAGGATGTTCAAGCAGGAGTACCCAAAGCATGTGAAAGTTCCGTTCGAGGTGCTTCATATGTCGGAGTTCCTGGCCAAACAGGACCTTAAGCTGAAGTCCCTGGGCGATGTTAAGATCACATATCATGACCCCTGCCACTTGGGAAGGCACTGCGGTATATACGAGCCGCCGAGAGATGTGCTGAAGAAGTTCCCCAACGTCAATTTCAAAGAGATGAAATACAGCAAGGCGGGAAGCCACTGCTGCGGAGGCGGCGGAGGTGTCAGATCGGCATTCCCCGCGGAATCCAAAACGATCGCCTCGACAAGGCTGGACGAAGCGGACTTTGCCAATATCATAGTGACGACATGCCCGTTCTGCGTAGGGAACCTTTCGGCTGCAGTAGGGGACCGTAAGCTGAAAGTGATCGACCTGGTCGAGCTTGTCGACAAGAATCTATGA
- a CDS encoding ubiquitin-like domain-containing protein has protein sequence MTVRVTVVNTMNGSSIRMELESYESVEDIIDTAAEYWGKAAGAYVLRKGSKLLNKKQKIGDINLKDDDKIEMIPDPEGGS, from the coding sequence ATGACCGTAAGAGTCACCGTAGTGAACACAATGAATGGTTCATCCATAAGGATGGAATTGGAATCTTATGAGTCCGTCGAGGACATAATAGACACCGCCGCAGAATACTGGGGCAAGGCCGCGGGAGCTTATGTTCTCAGAAAAGGGTCCAAGCTTCTGAACAAGAAACAGAAGATCGGGGATATCAATCTCAAAGATGATGACAAGATCGAAATGATCCCAGACCCGGAAGGCGGTAGCTGA
- a CDS encoding ubiquitin-conjugating enzyme E2: protein MGLVRQVLIKRINNEILGLKSHLNVRIKEVPDDVEFPIEIRIALKNIPARISKDQVSGEHILSIIVTENYPYERPRAKWMTPIFHPNIMMPEDGGYVCVKMLDDWSFGSSLLSFVRGVEQLISEPNPKNPFGTDSCLEAAKWYSANKPRIEAEVNYGGRNA, encoded by the coding sequence ATGGGTCTGGTGAGACAGGTACTGATAAAAAGGATCAACAACGAGATCCTCGGTCTGAAATCTCACCTTAATGTCAGGATAAAAGAAGTGCCCGATGATGTAGAGTTCCCGATCGAAATAAGGATCGCACTGAAGAACATCCCCGCAAGAATATCAAAGGATCAGGTGAGCGGCGAACACATCCTGTCCATTATTGTTACCGAGAACTATCCGTACGAAAGGCCCAGAGCCAAATGGATGACGCCGATATTCCATCCGAACATAATGATGCCGGAGGACGGCGGATATGTCTGCGTCAAAATGTTGGACGATTGGTCATTCGGTTCATCTTTGTTATCATTCGTGAGAGGCGTGGAACAGCTGATATCGGAACCGAACCCGAAGAATCCCTTTGGTACGGACTCATGCCTGGAGGCGGCGAAGTGGTACTCGGCGAATAAACCCAGGATCGAAGCCGAGGTCAATTACGGTGGGCGCAATGCCTAA
- a CDS encoding SIS domain-containing protein gives MDYLKERCKAVVYSIPESEWNVLIDLIISKEKIFVYGSGRSGLIGQLFSVRMVQLGLNVHFVGDMTTPIIGKNDLTLLISNTGRTMSVVQTAEIARRVGSHVVSLTSSGTSKLAAASNTTIIFNITKYEADSKLAPLGTIFEDTVLFFFDCIVPELMRRLNVTEEDMRKRHAIWV, from the coding sequence ATGGATTATCTCAAAGAGCGCTGTAAGGCGGTAGTTTATTCCATCCCGGAGAGCGAATGGAATGTTCTGATCGACCTCATAATCTCAAAGGAAAAGATCTTTGTTTACGGTTCCGGAAGGTCCGGTCTCATCGGACAGTTGTTTTCCGTGAGGATGGTGCAGCTGGGATTGAACGTACATTTCGTCGGAGACATGACCACCCCGATCATCGGAAAGAACGATCTTACACTATTGATCTCTAACACCGGGCGGACTATGTCCGTTGTTCAAACGGCCGAAATAGCCAGGCGCGTCGGGTCACATGTAGTATCGCTGACATCGTCCGGGACAAGCAAACTTGCCGCCGCCTCCAACACTACAATCATCTTTAATATCACAAAGTACGAGGCCGATTCCAAATTGGCACCGCTGGGTACGATCTTCGAGGATACCGTTCTTTTCTTCTTCGACTGCATCGTACCGGAACTGATGCGGAGACTTAATGTCACGGAAGAGGACATGCGGAAAAGACATGCCATCTGGGTATGA
- a CDS encoding DUF2116 family Zn-ribbon domain-containing protein: MSIRLPEHDHCKFCGDPVPFDRAFCSEDCYWKEQARIKKDKNSNIRFAVITAVSVAIIIVAGFFLRNG, from the coding sequence ATGTCGATAAGACTGCCCGAACATGATCATTGTAAGTTCTGCGGGGATCCTGTGCCGTTTGACAGGGCATTTTGCTCAGAGGACTGTTACTGGAAGGAACAGGCCAGGATCAAAAAGGATAAGAATAGCAATATTCGATTTGCCGTGATAACGGCGGTGAGCGTCGCGATCATCATCGTAGCTGGCTTCTTCCTAAGGAATGGTTGA
- a CDS encoding elongation factor EF-2 yields MGRKEDNIKRATELMIQPEFIRNIGTAAHIDHGKTTFSDNLIAGAGMMSADLAGKQCVLDFDEQEAARGITINAASASMVHKFEGKEYLINLIDTPGHVDFGGDVTRAMRALDGVFILCCAVEGIMPQTETVIRQALKERVRPLLFINKVDRMIVEQQVTKEMMIAKFSKIVAEFNHKIADILPAPLNKQWQVSIQDGTVAFGSAYNNWAISSTFMQKSKITFSDVFEYCGREGGQKELAKKSPIHEVVLEMAIKHIQNPRDAQRLRIPVIWKGDLDSEIGKEMMHCDHDGATALMVNKIIMDPHAGEVAIGRLFAGTVKKGDVLHIAGMPNPQRVQTVALMVGADRITTDSVVAGNIAAITGLKDAIAGSTVSSLNDMDPFEKMAHYSEPVVTKAIEAKNMKDLPKLVEVLRSVAKADPSLNIEINNETGEHLLSGMGELHLEITEYRIVKEQGVDIVASPPIVVYQEGIKGSNQNTFEGKSPNKHNKFYFLVEPLEQTITDAIRKGEIDPDAKIKDPKALAKQLEELGLSKEEAKCVVMFKNNNMLEDCTKGIQYLHETMELIKQSFEEAMMKGPLAAEKVAGVKVKLMDAKLHEDTIHRGPAQVIPAVRDGIYGAMCEAGRTIREPMTKVFISVPPDYMGGAINLINQRRGTILEMGQDGSDATVSAECPIADMFGFASDIRGSTQGRALWSTENAGFKQLPPELQKKVVTEIRTRKGLNPEPYDARYYSGL; encoded by the coding sequence ATGGGACGTAAAGAGGATAATATCAAAAGAGCAACAGAATTGATGATACAGCCCGAGTTCATCAGGAACATAGGAACAGCGGCGCATATCGACCATGGTAAGACAACATTCTCCGACAACCTTATCGCAGGTGCGGGAATGATGTCGGCCGACCTTGCAGGAAAACAGTGTGTTCTCGACTTTGATGAGCAGGAGGCCGCAAGAGGGATCACTATCAACGCCGCAAGCGCGTCAATGGTGCACAAATTCGAAGGTAAGGAATATCTTATCAACCTTATCGATACACCCGGCCACGTTGACTTCGGAGGAGACGTTACAAGGGCGATGAGAGCACTCGACGGAGTGTTCATTCTCTGCTGCGCAGTGGAAGGTATAATGCCTCAGACGGAAACTGTCATAAGGCAGGCCCTGAAAGAGAGGGTCAGGCCGCTTCTGTTCATAAACAAAGTGGACAGGATGATCGTCGAGCAGCAGGTAACAAAAGAGATGATGATCGCTAAGTTCTCAAAGATCGTGGCGGAATTCAACCATAAGATAGCGGACATCCTTCCCGCACCGCTCAACAAGCAGTGGCAGGTCAGCATCCAGGACGGGACAGTCGCGTTCGGATCGGCATACAATAACTGGGCGATATCATCGACATTCATGCAGAAATCAAAGATCACATTCAGCGATGTGTTCGAGTACTGCGGAAGGGAAGGCGGACAGAAAGAGCTCGCCAAGAAATCCCCCATCCACGAGGTAGTCCTGGAAATGGCGATCAAGCACATCCAGAACCCCAGAGATGCGCAGAGGCTCCGTATACCAGTAATATGGAAAGGAGACCTCGACTCCGAGATCGGTAAAGAGATGATGCACTGCGATCACGACGGAGCCACAGCATTGATGGTGAACAAGATAATCATGGACCCACACGCAGGCGAGGTAGCTATCGGAAGACTGTTCGCAGGCACCGTTAAGAAAGGAGATGTTCTTCACATCGCCGGTATGCCGAACCCCCAAAGGGTCCAGACCGTGGCGTTGATGGTAGGGGCCGACAGGATAACCACCGACAGCGTCGTCGCGGGGAACATCGCAGCGATCACGGGTCTGAAGGACGCCATCGCAGGTTCGACCGTATCATCACTGAATGATATGGATCCCTTCGAGAAGATGGCCCACTACTCCGAGCCGGTGGTCACAAAAGCCATTGAAGCAAAGAACATGAAGGACCTTCCGAAGCTGGTCGAGGTGCTGAGATCGGTCGCAAAAGCGGACCCGTCCCTGAACATCGAGATCAACAACGAAACGGGAGAGCACCTTCTGTCCGGTATGGGAGAGCTCCACTTGGAGATCACAGAGTACAGGATCGTCAAAGAGCAGGGCGTGGACATCGTAGCGTCGCCGCCCATAGTCGTTTACCAGGAAGGTATAAAAGGATCCAACCAGAACACCTTCGAAGGTAAATCACCGAACAAGCACAACAAATTCTACTTCTTGGTGGAGCCGCTTGAGCAGACGATCACAGATGCCATCCGCAAAGGGGAGATCGACCCGGACGCAAAGATCAAGGACCCGAAAGCGCTCGCAAAACAGCTGGAAGAACTCGGTCTCAGCAAAGAAGAGGCAAAATGCGTTGTAATGTTCAAGAACAACAACATGCTTGAGGACTGCACAAAAGGTATCCAGTATCTCCATGAGACAATGGAATTGATAAAACAGTCATTCGAGGAGGCAATGATGAAAGGCCCCCTCGCAGCCGAGAAGGTCGCCGGAGTGAAAGTAAAACTGATGGATGCCAAACTCCACGAGGACACCATCCACAGAGGACCCGCACAGGTGATCCCGGCCGTCAGGGACGGTATATACGGTGCGATGTGCGAGGCTGGAAGGACAATAAGAGAACCAATGACAAAAGTGTTCATCAGCGTTCCCCCGGACTACATGGGAGGGGCGATCAATCTGATAAACCAGCGCCGCGGAACGATCCTGGAGATGGGTCAGGATGGGTCGGACGCAACTGTTTCGGCCGAGTGCCCCATTGCGGACATGTTCGGATTCGCATCCGACATACGCGGATCGACGCAGGGACGCGCTCTCTGGTCCACAGAGAACGCAGGATTCAAACAATTGCCGCCTGAGCTGCAGAAGAAGGTCGTAACGGAGATCAGGACCCGTAAGGGACTCAACCCCGAGCCGTATGACGCCCGCTACTACTCAGGTCTGTAA
- a CDS encoding ThiF family adenylyltransferase: MKVREYDADRFDRMRRIDWLDMVRIQSARCLVVGAGALGNEVMKCMLLAGFRDITIVDMDEVVVSNLSRCVFFRESDNGKKKAEVVAERAADLYPGSKITPITAKIQDLDDWEFDLVFGCLDNITARLHVNSHARYNKIPYIDGATDGFRGKVQVVLETGPCLECGMNSSHMKVMDERFSCTGEGSVFIPKFAAEITTTSIIAATQVREAIKLLSGRRDSCVRNVMYYDGLSGAMADLEISEDSSCPNHFTEGSK; encoded by the coding sequence GTGAAAGTGCGGGAATATGACGCCGACAGATTCGACAGGATGAGAAGGATCGATTGGTTGGACATGGTGAGGATACAGAGTGCAAGGTGCCTCGTGGTCGGCGCCGGCGCGCTCGGGAATGAGGTAATGAAATGCATGCTGCTGGCAGGTTTCAGGGATATTACAATAGTAGATATGGACGAGGTCGTTGTCTCTAACCTAAGCAGGTGCGTGTTCTTCAGAGAAAGCGATAACGGGAAAAAGAAAGCGGAAGTTGTTGCCGAAAGGGCGGCAGACCTCTATCCGGGGTCAAAGATAACTCCGATCACAGCGAAGATACAGGATCTGGATGATTGGGAATTCGATCTCGTATTCGGGTGTTTGGACAACATCACGGCAAGGTTGCATGTGAACTCCCATGCAAGGTACAATAAGATACCCTACATCGATGGCGCCACCGACGGGTTCAGAGGGAAAGTGCAAGTTGTGTTGGAAACAGGTCCCTGTTTGGAGTGCGGGATGAACAGCAGCCATATGAAGGTCATGGACGAAAGGTTCTCATGTACGGGAGAGGGGTCCGTCTTCATTCCGAAGTTCGCAGCAGAGATAACGACCACATCGATAATCGCAGCTACTCAGGTAAGAGAAGCAATAAAACTATTATCAGGGAGAAGAGATTCCTGCGTCAGGAATGTCATGTATTATGACGGGCTGTCGGGGGCTATGGCGGATCTTGAGATCTCTGAGGACAGCAGCTGTCCGAACCACTTTACAGAGGGATCAAAATGA
- a CDS encoding MPN domain-containing protein gives MPKIISSDTPEIEFRKRPVKGVNLFVSESVITAMTEHAESGYAENKEVMGLLAGYIFKDDEGMYVRIEDAVTSELEADEVSVRFKKENLEELFDSIDNCEGDAVVGWYHSHLGIGCYLSEVDIRTHMGLFGGEIGFAVVIDPSDSTLAVFSCDDYKPKIVSMIVFN, from the coding sequence ATGCCTAAGATAATCTCTTCCGATACCCCGGAGATAGAATTCAGGAAAAGACCGGTAAAGGGTGTTAATCTGTTTGTAAGCGAGAGTGTGATAACAGCGATGACAGAACACGCCGAATCCGGATATGCGGAGAACAAAGAGGTCATGGGGCTGTTGGCAGGTTATATTTTCAAAGACGATGAGGGGATGTATGTCCGCATCGAGGATGCCGTGACGTCGGAACTCGAAGCGGACGAGGTGAGCGTGAGATTCAAAAAAGAAAATCTTGAAGAACTTTTTGACTCTATTGACAATTGCGAGGGCGACGCGGTTGTCGGATGGTACCATTCTCATCTCGGTATCGGATGTTATCTTTCGGAAGTTGACATAAGGACGCACATGGGATTATTCGGAGGGGAGATAGGGTTTGCGGTCGTAATAGACCCTTCCGATTCGACCCTTGCTGTTTTCTCATGCGATGACTACAAACCAAAAATCGTCTCGATGATAGTGTTCAACTGA
- the rpsJ gene encoding 30S ribosomal protein S10, translating to MSQRARISLSGTDPAKVDSVCAQIKGISQRTGVDIRGPVPLPTKKLKVPCRKSPDGEGSETWDRWEMRIHKRLIDLDADERALRQLMRIQVPDGVNIEIVLRST from the coding sequence ATGTCACAGCGCGCAAGAATCTCTCTCAGCGGTACAGACCCGGCAAAGGTCGACAGCGTATGCGCCCAGATCAAAGGGATATCCCAGAGAACCGGTGTCGACATACGCGGCCCTGTGCCTCTTCCTACGAAGAAGCTCAAGGTTCCCTGCAGGAAAAGTCCTGACGGAGAGGGGAGCGAGACATGGGACCGCTGGGAGATGCGCATCCACAAGAGACTCATCGATTTGGACGCCGACGAGCGTGCCCTCAGGCAGCTCATGAGGATCCAGGTGCCGGATGGCGTCAATATTGAGATCGTTCTTCGCAGCACGTAA